A portion of the Adhaeribacter radiodurans genome contains these proteins:
- a CDS encoding CgeB family protein, which translates to MKPASMNIVILGLSITSSWGNGHATTFRGFVRELAARGHQVLFLERDVPWYASSRDLPNPGYCDTQLYASLDDLKSRFTEQVREADLVIVGSYVPEGVPVGQWVIKTAQGIKAFYDIDTPVTLAKLERKDYEYLHPDLISQYDLYLSFTGGPTLDLLEQKYGSPKAKPLYCSFDPELYFPDPQELKWDLGYLGTYSDDRQPPLEKLMLEAARQWPKGKFVVAGPQYPATIQWPTNTQYIHHLPPAEHRAFYNSQRFTQNITRADMIKAGYSPSVRLFEAAACGTPIISDYWDGLDSVFDFETEILVSYSAQDTLRFLRDISESERNAIGEKARQKVLNQHTAAHRALEVEQYVQEISGKLNLPTTKASSMV; encoded by the coding sequence ATGAAGCCAGCATCCATGAATATCGTTATTCTAGGTTTATCTATTACATCTTCCTGGGGTAACGGACATGCTACAACTTTCAGGGGATTCGTGCGGGAGCTTGCTGCCCGCGGGCACCAGGTTTTGTTCCTGGAGCGGGATGTTCCCTGGTATGCCTCTAGCCGCGACTTACCCAATCCGGGTTATTGCGATACGCAACTCTACGCCTCTTTAGATGATTTAAAATCTCGGTTTACCGAACAGGTAAGGGAAGCTGATCTGGTAATTGTAGGCTCGTATGTTCCCGAAGGAGTGCCCGTTGGGCAATGGGTAATAAAAACCGCGCAAGGTATAAAAGCCTTTTACGATATTGATACTCCGGTTACGTTAGCCAAACTGGAGCGGAAGGATTATGAATATTTACATCCAGATTTAATTTCGCAGTATGATTTGTATTTGTCGTTTACAGGCGGTCCTACATTAGATTTACTCGAGCAAAAATATGGTTCACCAAAAGCTAAACCACTTTATTGTTCTTTTGACCCAGAGCTTTACTTTCCTGATCCACAAGAACTTAAATGGGATTTGGGCTACTTAGGTACTTACAGCGATGACCGCCAACCGCCTTTAGAAAAATTAATGCTGGAGGCGGCTCGTCAATGGCCGAAAGGTAAATTTGTGGTGGCCGGTCCCCAGTACCCCGCTACCATTCAATGGCCAACTAATACCCAATACATCCATCATTTACCACCAGCCGAGCACCGGGCTTTTTACAATAGTCAACGGTTCACTCAAAATATCACCCGCGCTGACATGATTAAAGCGGGATATTCGCCAAGCGTACGGTTATTTGAGGCAGCGGCTTGTGGTACTCCCATTATCAGCGATTATTGGGATGGTTTAGATTCTGTTTTTGATTTTGAAACCGAAATTTTAGTGTCCTATTCCGCTCAGGATACTTTACGTTTTCTGCGGGATATTTCCGAATCTGAACGAAATGCCATTGGGGAAAAAGCCCGCCAAAAGGTATTGAACCAACATACTGCTGCCCACCGAGCTTTGGAGGTAGAGCAATATGTGCAGGAAATTTCCGGAAAGCTAAATCTTCCAACAACCAAAGCAAGTAGTATGGTATAG
- a CDS encoding CgeB family protein yields the protein MKIVLFYHSLLSDWNHGNAHFLRGIVQELKARHHQVQVFEPENGWSLQNLVNEYGQEKLKELQQYYPGLETNFYNLKTLDLDVILQDADLVLVHEWSEHELVKRVGEHRTRSNYKLLFHDTHHRAVTEKQSMAAYDLTHYDGVLAFGEVIKNIYLQEKWTKKAYTWHEAADTTVFYPHSKTEVEGDLVWIGNWGDEERTAELHEFLINPVKDLGLKAKIYGVRYPEHALKSLADAGIEYGGWLPNYKAPEEFAKYKVTVHVPRRPYVQALPGIPTIRPFEALSCGIPLITAPWEDAEHLFTAGQDFLVAQNGEEMKKHLQTILSDNNKAQELATTGLKTIQQRHTCAHRVNELEKVCEKLEIDSAKIYGNKNEETVYEK from the coding sequence ATGAAAATAGTCCTTTTTTATCATTCCCTGCTTTCGGACTGGAACCATGGTAATGCCCATTTTTTAAGAGGCATTGTGCAGGAATTAAAAGCCCGGCACCACCAGGTACAAGTTTTTGAGCCAGAGAATGGCTGGAGTTTACAAAATTTAGTAAATGAATACGGGCAGGAAAAATTAAAGGAGCTTCAACAATACTACCCCGGTTTAGAAACTAATTTCTACAATCTAAAAACGCTCGATTTAGACGTTATTTTACAAGATGCCGATTTAGTGTTGGTGCACGAATGGAGCGAGCACGAACTGGTAAAGCGAGTAGGAGAACATCGCACCCGCAGTAACTACAAACTCTTATTCCACGATACGCATCATCGGGCTGTGACCGAAAAGCAAAGCATGGCCGCTTACGATTTAACCCATTACGACGGTGTTCTGGCATTTGGAGAGGTAATTAAAAATATTTACCTGCAGGAAAAATGGACTAAAAAAGCCTATACCTGGCACGAAGCCGCCGACACAACCGTGTTTTATCCGCATTCCAAAACGGAAGTAGAAGGAGATTTAGTTTGGATTGGTAACTGGGGCGATGAAGAAAGAACCGCCGAATTGCACGAATTCTTAATTAATCCGGTAAAAGATCTCGGCCTGAAAGCAAAAATTTATGGCGTGCGTTACCCTGAACATGCTTTAAAATCACTAGCGGATGCCGGAATAGAATACGGCGGGTGGTTACCCAACTACAAAGCACCTGAAGAATTTGCTAAATATAAAGTAACCGTACACGTACCACGTCGGCCTTACGTGCAAGCTTTGCCGGGCATTCCCACCATTCGTCCGTTTGAAGCGCTTAGTTGTGGCATACCGTTAATAACTGCTCCCTGGGAAGATGCCGAGCATTTGTTTACGGCTGGTCAGGACTTTTTGGTAGCGCAAAATGGCGAAGAAATGAAAAAGCACCTGCAAACAATTCTTTCGGATAATAACAAAGCTCAGGAATTAGCAACCACCGGCTTAAAAACCATTCAGCAACGACATACCTGTGCGCACCGGGTAAACGAACTGGAAAAAGTGTGCGAAAAATTGGAAATAGATTCTGCCAAAATTTACGGGAACAAGAACGAAGAAACAGTTTATGAAAAATAA
- a CDS encoding Gfo/Idh/MocA family protein, with translation MQQDSKINNVTSTTIDTVSKLPKLGFLGVGWIGRNRLESIAKHKAGEIVYVSDPVLANTEEVLKSTPQAKLVTSLEQMLTEEVDGVVIATPSALHAEQSITALNAGKAVFCQKPLGRNRIETQKVVEAARQADKLLGVDLSYRYTQAMQQVYQVIQSGEIGEIYGVELTFHNAYGPDKPWFYDPKLSGGGCIIDLGVHLVDLALWGLNFPVVESVTSSLFSKGKRITNPDQQVEDYATASIHLQTGTHVQLTCSWNLPAGQEAIISAVFYGTNGGVAFKNQNGSFYDFVAERYYGTRTEILYSSSDNWSGRAGVIWANRLAAGEKFNPEAEEFVKVAEVLDNIYGR, from the coding sequence ATGCAACAAGATTCAAAAATAAATAACGTTACATCTACCACGATTGATACAGTTTCCAAACTCCCCAAGTTAGGTTTCTTAGGCGTGGGATGGATTGGCCGTAACCGGCTGGAGTCCATTGCCAAGCACAAAGCCGGCGAAATTGTCTATGTTTCGGATCCTGTATTAGCCAACACCGAAGAAGTTTTAAAATCAACTCCTCAAGCCAAACTGGTAACCTCTCTGGAACAGATGTTAACCGAAGAGGTTGATGGAGTTGTGATTGCTACTCCCAGCGCTTTACACGCCGAACAATCTATAACTGCCCTTAACGCCGGTAAAGCAGTTTTTTGCCAAAAACCTTTAGGTCGAAACCGAATTGAAACCCAAAAAGTAGTAGAAGCAGCTCGCCAAGCCGATAAACTTTTAGGAGTAGATTTGTCTTATCGGTATACCCAAGCCATGCAGCAAGTTTATCAGGTTATCCAATCAGGCGAAATAGGTGAAATTTACGGCGTGGAATTAACCTTTCATAATGCCTATGGTCCGGATAAGCCTTGGTTTTACGATCCTAAATTATCTGGCGGGGGCTGCATAATAGATTTGGGCGTGCATTTAGTAGATTTAGCTTTGTGGGGTTTAAATTTCCCGGTGGTAGAAAGCGTAACTAGCAGCTTGTTCAGCAAAGGCAAACGAATCACTAACCCCGACCAACAAGTAGAAGATTATGCTACCGCTAGTATTCATTTACAAACCGGCACCCACGTACAATTAACTTGTTCCTGGAATTTACCGGCTGGTCAGGAAGCTATTATTAGTGCTGTATTTTATGGTACAAACGGCGGCGTAGCTTTTAAAAATCAAAACGGTTCTTTTTACGATTTCGTGGCGGAACGTTATTATGGCACCAGAACCGAAATACTTTACTCCTCCTCCGATAATTGGTCTGGGAGAGCGGGGGTAATTTGGGCGAACCGCTTGGCCGCTGGTGAAAAATTTAATCCGGAAGCCGAAGAATTTGTAAAAGTGGCCGAGGTGTTGGATAATATCTACGGCAGATAA
- a CDS encoding CgeB family protein encodes MKNKKQLKIAFFGSSLVSAYWNGAATYYRGIVRALHERGHQVTFYEPDAYQRQENRDIPDPDWAKVVVYPATEEAVFKMLEDATHADIVVKASGVGVFDELLEAEVLNLQTPERMVIFWDVDAPATLDRVQNNPEDAFRDHIPQYDLILTYGGGNPVIQAYEALGAKQCVPIYNALDTATHFPVEPNPKFACDLAFLGNRLPDREARVEHFFLEVAAKLPESTFIIGGSGWGDKPMSPNINYIGHVFTQDHNAFNCTPKAVLNISRESMARYGFSPATRVFEAAGAAACIITDYWEGINFFFEPDSEILVAKDGNEVAGIMAALTEEKAKAIGKAAYEKVLAAHTYNHRADQLEQLLYSKITKKAGELV; translated from the coding sequence ATGAAAAATAAAAAACAATTAAAAATAGCTTTTTTTGGCTCCAGTTTAGTTTCCGCTTACTGGAACGGAGCTGCTACTTATTACCGGGGCATTGTGCGGGCTTTACATGAACGGGGTCATCAAGTTACTTTTTACGAACCCGATGCTTACCAGCGGCAGGAAAACCGCGATATACCCGACCCGGATTGGGCTAAAGTAGTGGTGTACCCCGCTACCGAAGAGGCTGTTTTTAAAATGCTGGAAGACGCTACCCACGCCGATATTGTGGTAAAAGCAAGCGGAGTAGGTGTTTTTGATGAACTACTCGAAGCCGAAGTACTAAACCTGCAAACCCCGGAACGTATGGTTATTTTCTGGGATGTAGATGCTCCCGCTACTTTAGACCGCGTGCAAAACAATCCGGAGGATGCTTTTAGGGACCATATTCCTCAGTACGACTTAATTCTCACTTACGGCGGAGGCAATCCGGTTATTCAGGCGTACGAAGCGTTGGGTGCTAAACAATGTGTACCTATTTATAATGCCCTGGATACTGCTACGCATTTTCCGGTAGAGCCCAACCCTAAGTTTGCCTGCGATTTAGCTTTTCTGGGTAACCGCTTACCCGACCGGGAAGCCCGCGTAGAGCATTTCTTTTTAGAAGTTGCCGCTAAACTACCCGAAAGTACTTTTATAATTGGGGGTAGTGGTTGGGGTGATAAACCCATGAGTCCGAATATAAATTATATTGGCCACGTGTTTACCCAAGACCATAATGCTTTTAACTGTACCCCTAAAGCCGTATTAAACATCAGCCGCGAAAGTATGGCCCGTTATGGTTTTTCGCCGGCTACCCGTGTATTTGAAGCCGCTGGAGCCGCCGCCTGTATTATTACCGATTATTGGGAAGGCATCAATTTCTTTTTTGAGCCGGATAGTGAAATATTAGTAGCTAAAGATGGAAACGAAGTGGCTGGCATTATGGCTGCTCTTACCGAAGAAAAAGCAAAAGCAATTGGGAAAGCTGCTTACGAAAAAGTATTGGCGGCGCATACGTATAATCACCGAGCCGACCAGTTAGAACAATTACTTTATAGTAAAATAACCAAAAAAGCCGGAGAGTTAGTATGA
- a CDS encoding glycosyltransferase family 4 protein, producing the protein MTADTIGGVWTYTIELVRALGPERAEVALATMGAPISVTQREEFKSLANATLFESSFKLEWMDNPWKEVDAAANWLMQIKEEFKPDLIHLNNLVHGHLNWRKPVILVVHSCVQSWWQNVKKEKAPDYWQEYQKRVTLSLQAAHLVVAPTLAMLEEAETFYGPFQNHLVVHNGRDLNLFRYQPKEPFIFSMGRVWDEAKNIKLLTEIAPQLSWPVIVAGDAKHPSTGEILDLPNVKFVGYLGQSEIADYLSRASIFALPAKYEPFGLSALEAGLSGCALILGDIPSQKEIWQHAATYVNPEDADQLLATLNKLISDEFIRNIFSFRAIKVGLQFSAKQMAFDYEQVYQQLLEEVDIN; encoded by the coding sequence ATGACTGCCGATACCATCGGCGGTGTCTGGACCTACACGATTGAATTAGTCCGGGCATTAGGACCAGAAAGAGCCGAAGTGGCTTTGGCAACAATGGGGGCTCCCATTTCAGTTACGCAGCGCGAAGAATTTAAATCCCTTGCCAACGCGACACTTTTTGAAAGTTCCTTTAAACTGGAATGGATGGACAATCCGTGGAAGGAAGTGGATGCCGCCGCCAACTGGTTGATGCAAATAAAAGAAGAATTTAAACCGGATTTAATTCACCTCAACAACCTTGTTCATGGCCATTTAAATTGGAGAAAACCTGTAATATTGGTGGTGCATTCCTGCGTACAATCCTGGTGGCAAAATGTAAAAAAAGAAAAAGCGCCGGATTACTGGCAAGAATACCAGAAGCGGGTAACCCTAAGTTTACAAGCCGCCCATTTGGTAGTAGCCCCTACTCTAGCCATGCTCGAAGAAGCCGAAACATTTTATGGCCCTTTCCAGAATCATTTAGTGGTTCATAATGGTCGGGATTTAAATTTATTCCGGTACCAACCCAAAGAGCCTTTTATTTTCAGCATGGGCCGGGTTTGGGATGAAGCCAAGAATATTAAACTTTTAACGGAAATAGCTCCCCAACTGAGCTGGCCCGTAATAGTGGCTGGCGACGCTAAACATCCAAGCACGGGTGAAATTTTAGATTTACCAAATGTTAAGTTCGTAGGTTATCTAGGCCAATCAGAAATAGCTGATTATTTAAGCCGGGCATCTATTTTTGCCCTACCTGCCAAGTACGAGCCTTTTGGTTTATCGGCTTTAGAAGCAGGATTATCCGGATGCGCATTAATTTTAGGAGATATTCCCAGTCAAAAAGAAATCTGGCAGCACGCGGCTACTTACGTTAATCCCGAAGATGCGGATCAACTATTGGCTACCTTAAATAAGCTAATTTCCGATGAATTTATCCGCAATATTTTCAGCTTCCGGGCGATAAAAGTAGGCTTGCAGTTCAGCGCGAAGCAAATGGCTTTCGATTACGAGCAAGTATACCAACAACTTTTGGAAGAAGTAGATATTAATTAA